A stretch of the Methanobrevibacter arboriphilus JCM 13429 = DSM 1125 genome encodes the following:
- a CDS encoding B12-binding domain-containing radical SAM protein, giving the protein MKNTDVVLINPMDKTIVRNGLGLSVPPLNLMYLAGALEKASIAVQIFDDDLHQVGPKQINKYISKVDPKVVGITATTATIKESLAYIKNIKKTFPNILTVIGGPHTTFRPIETLKEENGLDVVVIGEGEKTIVELVKSYIKNQDNSYNSFLCNIKGIAYKNRIKNFKKDKNQNNEIKLNEPRPLIDNLDNIPFPARHLVDFKSYELSSQSGGIITSRGCPFSCDYCSSSLIMGKKFRTRSPENVLDELEELVYKYKLKDIAFLDDIFMLNKKRANEIANEIKKRDLDINFVASSRVNTINKSLLESLKESGMSTLYCGVESGSQRVLNLMKKGITLQQAKDGFKTAKKVGINIVGSFILGYPGETPKEMNETIDFSIKLDPDYCQYSILTPFPGTPIYNKMNKEGLLESEKWDDYTVLKSVINYEKMGLSKKLVERKLAKAYIKFYTRPKYLIKHSSMIKVIMKTIYRSYIKPTVKEETPKGWYKSM; this is encoded by the coding sequence ATGAAAAACACTGATGTAGTTTTAATAAATCCTATGGATAAAACAATTGTTAGAAATGGTTTAGGTCTTAGTGTTCCTCCTTTAAATTTAATGTATCTTGCAGGAGCACTTGAAAAAGCTTCAATAGCAGTGCAAATATTTGATGATGACCTACACCAAGTCGGTCCTAAGCAAATTAATAAATATATTTCAAAAGTAGATCCAAAAGTAGTGGGTATTACTGCAACAACTGCAACCATAAAAGAATCATTAGCCTATATTAAAAATATAAAAAAAACCTTTCCAAATATTTTAACTGTAATAGGGGGACCTCACACAACATTTAGACCAATAGAAACTTTAAAAGAAGAAAATGGTCTCGATGTTGTTGTTATAGGAGAAGGAGAAAAAACAATAGTAGAACTAGTAAAAAGTTACATTAAAAACCAAGATAATAGCTATAATTCATTTCTATGTAATATTAAAGGAATAGCATACAAAAATAGAATTAAAAATTTCAAAAAAGATAAAAATCAAAATAATGAAATAAAATTAAATGAACCTCGGCCTTTAATAGATAATTTGGATAATATACCTTTTCCTGCAAGACATCTTGTAGACTTTAAATCTTATGAGCTTTCAAGCCAGTCTGGAGGGATAATCACAAGTAGAGGATGTCCATTTTCATGTGATTACTGTTCATCATCCCTAATAATGGGTAAAAAATTTAGGACTAGAAGCCCTGAAAATGTATTAGATGAACTAGAAGAACTTGTATATAAGTACAAACTTAAAGATATTGCTTTCTTAGATGATATATTTATGCTGAATAAAAAAAGAGCAAATGAAATAGCAAATGAAATTAAAAAAAGAGATTTAGATATAAACTTTGTAGCTTCATCAAGAGTTAATACAATAAATAAATCCCTTTTAGAATCTCTTAAAGAATCAGGTATGAGTACATTATACTGTGGTGTTGAATCAGGATCACAAAGAGTTTTAAATCTAATGAAAAAAGGAATCACACTTCAACAAGCAAAAGATGGATTTAAAACAGCAAAAAAAGTTGGAATTAATATTGTAGGATCTTTTATATTAGGATATCCTGGAGAAACACCAAAAGAAATGAATGAAACAATCGATTTTTCAATTAAACTTGATCCTGACTATTGTCAATATTCTATATTAACACCATTTCCAGGAACTCCCATATATAATAAGATGAATAAAGAAGGATTGTTAGAAAGTGAAAAATGGGATGACTACACAGTTCTAAAATCTGTGATAAATTATGAAAAAATGGGATTAAGTAAAAAGCTTGTAGAAAGAAAACTAGCTAAAGCATATATAAAATTTTATACAAGACCAAAATACCTAATAAAACATAGCTCAATGATAAAAGTTATAATGAAAACAATATATAGAAGCTATATAAAACCCACAGTTAAAGAAGAAACCCCAAAAGGATGGTACAAAAGCATGTAA